In one Oryza glaberrima chromosome 2, OglaRS2, whole genome shotgun sequence genomic region, the following are encoded:
- the LOC127764210 gene encoding probable ATP synthase 24 kDa subunit, mitochondrial has protein sequence MALAARLVSRSRQLYSAQAALANGGATQVRLYAKEADRTPVNGDDLLKGIFFEVKKKFETALGVLKKEKITIDPDDPAAVSRYAQVMKTVRQKADLLSDSERIKYTIDTFTKGIPDARTYLNTLQEIRIKSGLIDDMGAEAMMMEALEKVEKEIKKPLLRSDKKNMGLLLAEFEKINKKLGIRKEDLPKIEEELELEIAKSELTELKKECVEAMEVQLKREEFKDEEMPDVKKLDIRNFL, from the exons ATGGCGTTGGCCGCTCGCCTCGTCTCCCGCTCCCGGCAG CTATACTCTGCTCAAGCTGCCTTGGCAAATGGAGGTGCCACTCAAGTCCGCTTGTATGCCAAGGAGGCAGATCGTACTCCCGTCAATGGTGATG ACCTATTGAAGGGCATATTTTTTGAGGTAAAGAAGAAATTTGAGACTGCCCTTGGTGTACTTAAGAAGGAAAAGATCACTATTGATCCAGATGATCCTGCAGCAGTTTCTCGTTATGCCCAAGTCATGAAGACTGTAAGACAAAA GGCAGATCTTCTATCCGACTCTGAGAGGATTAAATATACCATCGACACCTTTACAAAGGGCATCCCTGATGCACGGACTTACTTGAATACTCTTCAGGAGATCAGGATAAA GAGTGGCCTTATAGATGATATGGGTGCTGAGGCTATGATGATGGAAGCCCTTGAGAAAGTTGAGAAGGAGATTAAGAAGCCACTTCTGAGGAGTGACAAGAAGAATATGGGTCTCCTCTTGGCAGAGTTTGAGAAGATAAACAAAAA gcTTGGAATCCGCAAGGAGGATCTTCCCAAGATTGAGGAAGAGCTTGAATTGGAAATTGCCAAAAGTGAGCTGACGGAGCTTAAGAAGGAATGTGTTGAAGCAATGGAGGTTCAACTAAAGAG GGAGGAGTTCAAAGACGAGGAGATGCCTGATGTCAAGAAGTTGGACATCAGAAACTTCCTGTAG
- the LOC127761868 gene encoding uncharacterized protein LOC127761868 produces MGLLRRGSSGGGAVLVVVVCVGCIAATAMAAAAGGGGGGGECPKYKDSKQPLNKRIDDLLRRMTLAEKIGQMSQIERENATFDVMRNYFIGSVLSGGGSVPAAQASPAAWVSMVNEMQRGAMATRLGIPMIYGIDAVHGHGNVYKATIFPHNVGLGCTRDPDLAKRIGAAVAAEVRATGIPYVFAPCVAVCRDPRWGRCYESFSEDPRVVQRMSSIISGFQGEIPPGGRRGVPFVSGGRPSVAACSKHYVGDGGTTRGMNENNTVATLRELMTVHMPPYYSAVAQGVSTVMVSFSSWNGVKMHANHFLITDFLKSKLRFRGFVISDWQGLDRITTPAHADYMLSIKLGIMAGIDMVMIPFTYTEFIDDLAALVKNGTIPMSRIDDAVRRILRVKFTMGLFERPYADLSLAGELGKQEHRDLAREAVRKSLVLLKNGKPGDAPLLPLPKRARSILVAGAHADDLGSQCGGWTITWQGLAGNNLTAGGTTILDGIRRAVDAATEVVFAEAPDAGFMRRNAGRFDAAVVVVGEPPYAETLGDNLNLTIPAPGPSVIQNVCGGGVRCVVVVVSGRPLVIEPYMDAIDALVAAWLPGTEGQGVSDVLFGDYEFTGKLARTWFRSVEQLPMNVGDEHYDPLFPFGFGLETRKAN; encoded by the exons ATGGGGCTACTCCGGCGAGgtagtagcggcggcggcgccgtgctcgtggtggtggtgtgtgTAGGCTGCattgcggcgacggcgatggcggcggcggcgggcggcggcggaggaggaggggagtgTCCCAAGTACAAGGACTCGAAGCAGCCGCTGAACAAGAGGATCGACGACCTACTCCGGCGGATGACGCTGGCGGAGAAGATCGGCCAGATGTCGCAGATCGAGCGCGAGAACGCCACCTTCGACGTCATGCGCAACTACTTCATTG GGAGCGtgctgagcggcggcggcagcgtgccggcggcgcaggcgtcgccggcggcgtgggtgTCGATGGTGAACGAGATGCAGCGCGGCGCCATGGCGACGCGCCTCGGGATCCCCATGATCTACGGCATCGACGCCGTCCATGGCCACGGCAACGTCTACAAGGCCACCATCTTCCCCCACAACGTCGGCCTCGGCTGCACTAG GGACCCGGATCTGGCGAAGAGgatcggcgcggcggtggcggcggaggtgagggCGACGGGGATCCCGTACGTGTTCGCGCCATGCGTGGCGGTGTGCAGGGACCCGAGGTGGGGCCGCTGCTACGAGAGCTTCAGCGAGGACCCCAGGGTGGTGCAGCGCATGTCCTCCATCATCTCCGGCTTCCAGGGCGAGATCCctcccggcggccgccgcggcgtcccctTCGTCTCCGGCGGGAGGCCGAGCGTGGCGGCGTGCTCGAAGCActacgtcggcgacggcggcacgacgCGCGGCATGAACGAGAACAACACGGTGGCGACGCTCCGGGAGCTGATGACGGTGCACATGCCGCCCTACTACAGCGCCGTGGCGCAGGGGGTGTCCACGGTGATGGTGTCCTTCTCCAGCTGGAATGGCGTCAAGATGCACGCCAACCACTTCCTCATCACCGATTTCCTCAAGTCCAAGCTCCGCTTCAGG GGATTCGTTATCTCGGATTGGCAAGGGCTTGACAGGATCACGACCCCAGCACATGCAGACTACATGTTGTCCATCAAGCTGGGTATCATGGCTGGCATCGACATG GTGATGATCCCGTTCACGTACACGGAGTTCATCGACGACCTGGCGGCGCTGGTGAAGAACGGCACGATCCCGATGAGCCGGATCGACGACGCCGTTCGCCGGATTCTCCGGGTGAAGTTCACCATGGGCCTCTTCGAGCGCCCCTACGCCGACCTcagcctcgccggcgagctcgggaAGCAGGAGCACCGCGACCTTGCTCGCGAGGCCGTGCGCAAGTCGCTCGTCCTCCTCAAGAACGGCAAGCCCGGCGacgcgccgctgctgccgctgccgaaGCGGGCGCGCTccatcctcgtcgccggcgcccacGCCGACGACCTCGGCAGCCAGTGCGGCGGCTGGACCATCACCTGGCAGGGCCTCGCCGGGAACAACCTCACCGCCGGCGGCACCACCATCCTCGACGGCATCCGCCGCGCCGTGGATGCCGCCACGGAGGTCGTCTTCGCCGAGGCGCCCGACGCCGGCTTCATGCGGCGGAACGCGGGGAGGTTCGAcgccgccgtggtcgtcgtcggcgagccgCCGTACGCCGAGACGCTCGGCGACAACCTGAACCTGACCATCCCGGCGCCGGGGCCGAGCGTGATCCAGAacgtctgcggcggcggcgtgaggtgcgtggtggtggtggtctccGGGCGGCCGCTGGTGATCGAGCCGTACATGGACGCCATCGACGCGCTGGTGGCGGCGTGGCTGCCGGGGACGGAGGGGCAGGGCGTCAGCGACGTGCTGTTCGGCGACTACGAGTTCACCGGGAAGCTGGCGAGGACGTGGTTCCGGTCTGTGGAGCAGCTGCCGATGAACGTCGGCGACGAGCACTACGACCCGCTCTTCCCATTCGGATTCGGACTCGAGACCCGcaaagctaattaa
- the LOC127761039 gene encoding uncharacterized protein LOC127761039, with translation MNSMLLRPLPSAGASGGRGSPGRGRVVGSAVSFGGRGRWRRGVAVVAAGAGAEASWMEEAGVAVLEEGVRRNPAVSDSYRPPGMPRPNATVLEAQARVCTGPEQTRPLGEEQAMRVLDTILRSGMGELKDEPVSSAQLGAFFAGMTIRANSFPEATQWSEGERRAMSLFWPRLVNVLPPEVKFIADPEGTIMGANGLTGPRYVGQSTAEMRLVSALREVLAGGHLGYEEVQGVLKDVLPVELASANSTMVNEALLAAFLIGQRMNRETDRELKGYCLAFDDELGPTPVADVKSLTHYGEPYDGNTRFFRSTLFVAAVRACYGEACLLHGVEWMPPKGGITEGQMLKFMGANTHLSTLQAKTLLEDENTGFAYLGLQEACPPLYSIIGLREHIKKRPPLATSEKVQQFVRARGRESMVAGFYHVGYEDPLLMLMRRRTVHAGLVVKGEEGALSMTTKERSAHASKGLPVNHCSGFRIPNSTDFSETDGISREGFSVIVNAQELGFESTETPRTDRSVLKNLELGLAALSGEKGPAYDRIVLNAAMVDHLLGCTGAEDIKSALDRAREAIDSGKALSRLMNYIKISHKVS, from the exons ATGAACTCGATGCTGCTCAGGCCGCTCCCGAGCGCGGGGGCGAGCGGTGGTCGGGGCTCGCCGGGGAGGGGGCGGGTGGTCGGCTCGGCGGTGAGTTTCGGCGGGCGCGGGAGATGGCGGCgcggggtggcggtggtggcggcgggggcgggggcggaggcgtcgtggatggaggaggcgggggTGGCGGTGCTGGAGGAGGGGGTGAGGCGGAACCCGGCGGTGTCGGACTCGTACCGGCCGCCGGGCATGCCGCGGCCGAACGCGACGGTGCTGGAGGCGCAGGCGCGGGTGTGCACGGGGCCCGAGCAGACGCGCCCGCTCGGGGAGGAGCAGGCCATGCGCGTCCTCGACACCATCCTCCGCTCCG GAATGGGAGAACTCAAAGATGAGCCAGTATCCAGTGCACAACTGGGTGCATTCTTCGCTGGCATGACAATAAGAGCTAATTCCTTTCCAGAAGCCACCCAATGGAGTGAGGGTGAGCGTCGTGCCATGAGCTTATTTTGGCCACGGCTTGTCAATGTTCTTCCCCCCGAGGTGAAATTTATAGCAGATCCGGAAGGAACAATCATGGGAGCAAATGGTTTAACAGGACCTCGGTATGTTGGTCAAAGCACTGCAGAGATGAGACTTGTCAGTGCTTTGAGAGAAGTTCTTGCTGGTGGCCATTTGGGTTATGAGGAAGTTCAGGGTGTACTAAAGGATGTTCTACCAGTTGAATTAGCCAGTGCAAATTCAACTATGGTTAATGAAGCACTGCTGGCAGCATTTCTTATTGGACAGCGGATGAATAGGGAGACTGATCGCGAGCTCAAAGGATATTGTCTAGCCTTTGATGATGAATTAG GTCCAACTCCAGTTGCTGATGTCAAATCATTGACACACTATGGTGAGCCCTATGATGGAAATACACGCTTTTTCAGGAGTACTCTGTTTGTTGCAGCTGTTAGAGCCTGCTATGGTGAGGCTTGTCTCCTCCATGGTGTTGAGTGGATGCCACCCAAG GGAGGCATAACAGAAGGTCAGATGCTTAAATTCATGGGTGCAAACACACATTTGTCCACATTACAGGCCAAAACACTACTGGAG GATGAGAATACCGGCTTTGCATATTTGGGTCTCCAAGAAGCTTGCCCACCATT ATATTCGATTATTGGGCTTAGGGAGCATATTAAGAAACGGCCACCGCTAGCTACCTCTGAGAAAGTTCAGCAATTTGTGAGA GCGCGAGGAAGAGAATCAATGGTTGCTGGATTTTATCATGTGGGCTATGAAGATCCATTGCTTATGCTCATGAGGAGGAGAACTGTTCATGCTGGACTAGTTGTAAAG GGTGAGGAGGGTGCGCTTTCTATGACAACCAAAGAAAGATCTGCTCATGCATCAAAAGGACTTCCAGTGAACCATTGCTCAGGGTTCCGGATACCAAACAGCACAGATTTCTCCGAGACTGATG GCATTTCTAGAGAGGGCTTCAGTGTCATTGTGAATGCTCAGGAACTTGGTTTTGAATCCACTGAGACTCCACGAACTGATAGATCA GTCCTGAAAAACTTGGAGTTGGGTTTGGCAGCGCTGAGTGGGGAGAAAGGACCAGCCTATGACAGAATAGTCCTAAATGCTGCCATGGTTGACCACCTCTTAGGCTGCACTGGAGCTGAGGATATCAAGTCCGCACTTGACAGGGCAAGAGAAGCCATTGACAGCGGTAAAGCCCTGAGCAGGCTCATGAATTACATAAAAATCTCGCACAAAGTGTCCTAG
- the LOC127763311 gene encoding nuclear transport factor 2-like isoform X1 has product MASAAAAAATQVGTYFLRNYYNLLQQSPDVVHQFYNDASTMVRVDDLAGTNTTASTMMDIHSLIMSLNFTQIEIKTANFLNSWGDGVLVMVSGLVQTKEYSHQRKFIQMFFLAPQEKGYFVLNDYFHFVDEEQVQPAPVIAQDNFETNMASNSVVEPVPEYIHEEENQSAVPITSEESDAVENYTYSEPPQQVVSQSDNWGDEPLPEEPISSFTNGMAMAPEEPVQSPPVPPPHVEEPVGEPVKKTYASILRTAKAPLVFPVAQPAPTRPSHQATETNQAAQHSVMTSSVATEKPKTDVYGEFAVQDDEESKSVYVGNVPSSVSEADLENEFKKFGRLIPDGVAIRSRKETGGYYAFVEFEELSGVHNALKASPIEINGRQIYVEERKPNSGIRGGRRGGRGRFGGGGRGYARGGGDNEYAGNRGSGRPSNGYQRVPHHERGILGSHNARN; this is encoded by the exons ATGGCttccgcagcggcggcggcggcgactcag gTCGGCACCTACTTCCTTCGCAACTACTACAACCTCCTGCAGCAGAGCCCCGATGTCGTCCACCAGTTCTACAACGACGCCAGCACCATGGTCCGCGTCGACGACCTCGCTGGAACCAACACCACCGCCAGCACCATGATG GATATACACTCCCTCATTATGTCCTTGAATTTCACCCAAATCGAGATCAAAACAGCCAACTTTCTCAACTCATGGGGTGATGGTGTGCTAGTTATGGTATCTGGTCTTGTACAGACCAAGGAGTACAGCCACCAAAGGAAATTCATCCAGATGTTTTTCCTTGCTCCCCAGGAAAAGGGTTACTTTGTTCTCAATGATTATTTCCATTTCGTTGACGAAGAGCAAGTGCAACCTGCACCTGTTATTGCCCAGGACAACTTCGAGACCAACATGGCATCCAACTCCGTCGTCGAACCTG TTCCAGAGTACATTCACGAAGAGGAAAATCAAAGTGCTGTCCCAATAACATCTGAAGAAAGTGATGCTGTTGAGAACTATACTTACTCTGAGCCACCACAGCAAGTAGTTTCTCAGTCAGACAATTGGGGAGATGAGCCTCTTCCTGAAGAACCAATTTCTTCCTTTACAAATGGAATGGCGATGGCACCGGAGGAGCCAGTGCAATCTCCACCTGTTCCACCTCCTCATGTAGAGGAACCTGTTGGTGAACCAGTAAAGAAGACCTATGCCTCCATT CTAAGAACCGCAAAAGCTCCACTGGTGTTCCCTGTAGCCCAGCCAGCCCCGACTAGACCTTCTCACCAGGCAACCGAGACAAACCAGGCTGCACAGCATTCGGTTATGACTTCGTCTGTGGCAACCGAGAAGCCaaaaaccgatgtttatggTGAATTTGCTGTCCAGGATGATGAAG AGAGCAAATCTGTCTATGTTGGGAACGTGCCATCTTCTGTATCTGAGGCTGATCTTGAGAATGAGTTCAAGAAGTTTGGGCGGCTCATTCCTGATGGTGTTGCTATCAGAAGCCGCAAG GAGACCGGAGGCTACTATGCGTTCGTGGAATTCGAAGAACTTAGTGGTGTTCACAATGCATTGAAG GCTTCACCAATTGAAATAAATGGGCGGCAGATATATGTTGAGGAGCGGAAGCCTAACAGCGGCATAAGAGGTGGAA GAAGGGGAGGCAGAGGTCGTTTCGGTGGAGGAGGGCGAGGGTATGCTAGAGGGGGAGGTGACAACGAATATGCGGGCAACCGTGGTAGTGGCAGGCCGTCAAATGGCTACCAGCGTGTTCCTCACCATGAGAGGGGCATTTTGGGGAGCCACAACGCAAGAAACTAA
- the LOC127763312 gene encoding mitochondrial import receptor subunit TOM9-2-like produces MASLSKRGGGGGGGEGEGILASWMAAHGREAASRAKKVVRSTGKAAWIAGTTFLVLVVPLIIEMDREQQLNDLELQQQALLGPAPLK; encoded by the coding sequence ATGGCGTCCCTGagcaagcgcggcggcggcggcggcggcggtgaaggggaGGGCATCCTGGCGTCATGGATGGCGGCGCatgggcgcgaggcggcgagcagGGCGAAGAAGGTGGTGCGGAGCACGGGGAAGGCGGCGTGGATCGCGGGGACCACCTTCCTGGTCCTCGTCGTCCCGCTCATCATCGAGATGGATCGCGAGCAGCAGCTCAACGACCTTGAGCTCCAGCAGCAGGCGCTCCTCGGGCCCGCGCCTCTCaaatga
- the LOC127763311 gene encoding nuclear transport factor 2-like isoform X2, producing the protein MASAAAAAATQVGTYFLRNYYNLLQQSPDVVHQFYNDASTMVRVDDLAGTNTTASTMMDIHSLIMSLNFTQIEIKTANFLNSWGDGVLVMVSGLVQTKEYSHQRKFIQMFFLAPQEKGYFVLNDYFHFVDEEQVQPAPVIAQDNFETNMASNSVVEPEYIHEEENQSAVPITSEESDAVENYTYSEPPQQVVSQSDNWGDEPLPEEPISSFTNGMAMAPEEPVQSPPVPPPHVEEPVGEPVKKTYASILRTAKAPLVFPVAQPAPTRPSHQATETNQAAQHSVMTSSVATEKPKTDVYGEFAVQDDEESKSVYVGNVPSSVSEADLENEFKKFGRLIPDGVAIRSRKETGGYYAFVEFEELSGVHNALKASPIEINGRQIYVEERKPNSGIRGGRRGGRGRFGGGGRGYARGGGDNEYAGNRGSGRPSNGYQRVPHHERGILGSHNARN; encoded by the exons ATGGCttccgcagcggcggcggcggcgactcag gTCGGCACCTACTTCCTTCGCAACTACTACAACCTCCTGCAGCAGAGCCCCGATGTCGTCCACCAGTTCTACAACGACGCCAGCACCATGGTCCGCGTCGACGACCTCGCTGGAACCAACACCACCGCCAGCACCATGATG GATATACACTCCCTCATTATGTCCTTGAATTTCACCCAAATCGAGATCAAAACAGCCAACTTTCTCAACTCATGGGGTGATGGTGTGCTAGTTATGGTATCTGGTCTTGTACAGACCAAGGAGTACAGCCACCAAAGGAAATTCATCCAGATGTTTTTCCTTGCTCCCCAGGAAAAGGGTTACTTTGTTCTCAATGATTATTTCCATTTCGTTGACGAAGAGCAAGTGCAACCTGCACCTGTTATTGCCCAGGACAACTTCGAGACCAACATGGCATCCAACTCCGTCGTCGAACCTG AGTACATTCACGAAGAGGAAAATCAAAGTGCTGTCCCAATAACATCTGAAGAAAGTGATGCTGTTGAGAACTATACTTACTCTGAGCCACCACAGCAAGTAGTTTCTCAGTCAGACAATTGGGGAGATGAGCCTCTTCCTGAAGAACCAATTTCTTCCTTTACAAATGGAATGGCGATGGCACCGGAGGAGCCAGTGCAATCTCCACCTGTTCCACCTCCTCATGTAGAGGAACCTGTTGGTGAACCAGTAAAGAAGACCTATGCCTCCATT CTAAGAACCGCAAAAGCTCCACTGGTGTTCCCTGTAGCCCAGCCAGCCCCGACTAGACCTTCTCACCAGGCAACCGAGACAAACCAGGCTGCACAGCATTCGGTTATGACTTCGTCTGTGGCAACCGAGAAGCCaaaaaccgatgtttatggTGAATTTGCTGTCCAGGATGATGAAG AGAGCAAATCTGTCTATGTTGGGAACGTGCCATCTTCTGTATCTGAGGCTGATCTTGAGAATGAGTTCAAGAAGTTTGGGCGGCTCATTCCTGATGGTGTTGCTATCAGAAGCCGCAAG GAGACCGGAGGCTACTATGCGTTCGTGGAATTCGAAGAACTTAGTGGTGTTCACAATGCATTGAAG GCTTCACCAATTGAAATAAATGGGCGGCAGATATATGTTGAGGAGCGGAAGCCTAACAGCGGCATAAGAGGTGGAA GAAGGGGAGGCAGAGGTCGTTTCGGTGGAGGAGGGCGAGGGTATGCTAGAGGGGGAGGTGACAACGAATATGCGGGCAACCGTGGTAGTGGCAGGCCGTCAAATGGCTACCAGCGTGTTCCTCACCATGAGAGGGGCATTTTGGGGAGCCACAACGCAAGAAACTAA
- the LOC127763568 gene encoding metal transporter NRAT1 has product MEGTGEMREVGRETLHGGVVQSVSETDEYKEKTIDSEKDGQFRVQPRWRKFLAHVGPGALVAIGFLDPSNLETDMQAGADFKYELLWVILVGMVFALLIQTLAANLGVKTGRHLAELCREEYPRYVNIFLWIIAELAVISDDIPEVLGTAFAFNILLKIPVWAGVILTVFSTLLLLGVQRFGARKLEFIIAAFMFTMAACFFGELSYLRPSAGEVVKGMFVPSLQGKGAAANAIALFGAIITPYNLFLHSALVLSRKTPRSDKSIRAACRYFLIECSLAFIVAFLINVSVVVVAGSICNANNLSPADANTCGDLTLQSTPLLLRNVLGRSSSVVYAVALLASGQSTTISCTFAGQVIMQGFLDMKMKNWVRNLITRVIAIAPSLIVSIVSGPSGAGKLIILSSMILSFELPFALIPLLKFCNSSKKVGPLKESIYTVVIAWILSFALIVVNTYFLVWTYVDWLVHNNLPKYANGLISVVVFALMAAYLVAVVYLTFRKDTVATYVPVPERAQAQAEAGGTPVVDASAADEDQPAPYRKDLADASM; this is encoded by the exons ATGGAAGGGACTGGTGAGATGAGAGAGGTTGGACGAGAAACTCTCCATGGAGGTGTGGTGCAGAGTGTTAGTGAGACTGATGAGTACAAAGAAAAGACTATTGACAGTGAAAAAGATGGGCAGTTTCGGGTGCAG CCAAGATGGAGGAAATTCTTGGCTCATGTTGGGCCTGGAGCTCTGGTGGCCATTGGCTTCCTAGATCCTAGCAACT TGGAAACTGACATGCAAGCTGGAGCTGACTTCAAGTATGAG CTTCTGTGGGTCATCTTAGTTGGGATGGTCTTTGCACTTCTGATCCAAACATTAGCTGCCAACCTTGGAGTGAAAACAG GAAGGCACCTTGCTGAACTGTGCAGGGAAGAGTACCCGCGCTATGTCAACATTTTCTTATGGATCATTGCGGAGTTGGCGGTGATTTCTGATGACATTCCTGAAG TGTTGGGCACAGCTTTTGCGTTCAACATATTGCTTAAGATTCCAGTGTGGGCTGGAGTTATTCTCACAGTGTTCAGCACCCTCTTGCTTCTTGGAGTACAGAGATTTGGG GCTCGGAAGCTGGAGTTCATCATAGCAGCATTCATGTTCACTATGGCAGCTTGCTTCTTCGGAGAGCTAAGCTATTTGAGGCCGTCTGCAGGAGAGGTGGTCAAGGGCATGTTTGTCCCTTCTCTCCAAGGGAAAGGCGCTGCTGCCAATGCGATCGCACTCTTTGGCGCTATCATCACACC ATACAACTTGTTCTTGCACTCTGCTCTGGTCCTGTCAAGGAAGACCCCACGATCAGACAAAAGCATCAGA GCTGCTTGCAGATACTTCCTTATTGAGTGTAGTCTTGCATTCATCGTGGCTTTCCTCATAAATGTTTCAGTCGTTGTTGTTGCTGGATCCATTTGCAATGCGAATAATCTTTCTCCAGCTGATGCCAACACATGTGGTGACCTAACTCTGCAATCCACACCTCTTTTACTCAGG AATGTTTTGGGGAGATCAAGCTCGGTGGTGTATGCTGTTGCGCTGCTAGCTTCTGGGCAAAGCACCACTATCAGTTGCACGTTCGCTGGGCAGGTCATCATGCAG GGGTTTCTGGacatgaagatgaagaattGGGTAAGGAACCTCATCACCCGAGTCATCGCCATAGCTCCTAGCCTCATCGTCTCCATTGTCAGTGGTCCCTCAGGCGCCGGCAAGCTAATCATCCTGTCATCA ATGATCCTGTCATTTGAGCTGCCGTTCGCTCTCATCCCTCTACTCAAGTTCTGCAACAGCAGCAAGAAAGTTGGACCCCTCAAGGAATCCATCTAT ACGGTGGTGATCGCGTGGATCCTGAGCTTCGCGCTCATCGTCGTCAACACCTACTTCCTAGTGTGGACATACGTGGACTGGCTCGTCCACAACAACCTCCCCAAGTATGCCAATGGCCTCATCTCCGTGGTGGTGTTCGCGCTCATGGCCGCCTACCTGGTCGCCGTCGTCTACCTGACGTTCAGGAAGGACACGGTGGCGACGTACGTGCCGGTGCCGGAGCgggcgcaggcgcaggcggaggccggcgggacGCCGGTGGtggacgcctccgccgccgacgaggaccaGCCGGCTCCGTACAGGAAGGACCTTGCCGATGCTTCCATGTAG